The Orcinus orca chromosome 1, mOrcOrc1.1, whole genome shotgun sequence DNA window ttggacagctacatataaaagaatgaaattagaacactttctaacaccatacacaaaaataaactcaaaatggattaaagtcataaatgtaagactgaacactatcaaactcttagaggaaaactaggcagaacattctctgacataaacctcagcaagctcttttttgacccacctcctagagtaatgaaaataaaaacaaaaataaacaaatgggacctaatgacacttaaaaaagcttttgcacagcaaaggaaaccatagacaaaatgaaaagacaacccacagaatgggagaaaatatttacaaagcgaccgacaagggattaatctccaaaatatacaaacagctcaggcagctcagtatcaagaaaacaaacaacccaatcaaaaaatggctggaagatctaaatagacatttctccaaagaagacatacagatggccaagaggcacatgaaaagatgctcaacatcactaattatcagagaaatgcaaatcaaaattacaatgaggtatcacctcacacccgtcagaatggccatcatcaaaaagtctacgaacaacaaatgctgcagagagtgtggagaaaagggaaccctcctacactcttggtgggaatgtaaattgatacagccactatggagaacagtatggaggttccttaaaaaactaaaaatagagttgccatgatccagcaatcctactcctgggcatatatctggagaaaaccataattcaaaaagatacatgcaccacaatgtccagtgcagcactatttacaatagccaggacatggaagcagcctaaatgtccatcaacagaggaatggataaagatgatgtggtatatacataagtctacttttatatataaaatactaagccagacacaaagaacATTTCCtactctcaaggagctcacaatctagcaggggagaaaaaataaaacaagcataaAGATCATTACACACAATGTATATATAGTAAATCCCACTGGATAATTCAATACAGGACAGTAGGAATCTAGTTGGTCTTGTTCACTGCAGTATCCCTAATACCTGAAATAGCATCTGGCATGGGGTAGTGTtacaacaaaaatagaaatgaggttTTTCCTCTCCTgataacaaggaaaataaagggaacaatGAACAGGGTGGAGAAGGAACATAAactggcctgaaagagttaaccaatcctagttttattttaactgttactAATCTGTAGTGTCTGTAACTAGATTTGTCCTTCACAAAGCTAACCCCTAACACTCTCTGACTGTGTGAATTACATCCTGCACCTAACACtctccatctccatgtgaattacATCCTGTACCTGGTGTTCACACTCCCTACACTCCCTTGTAGCAAATCACCCCTTGTAGCCTTctgcatttcagaaagaaggtTGCAGGTGGATAACCCAGAGAAGAAGAATGGACCCAATTACCAGGTTGCCTGATGCCAGCtgtgactgttttgaaataatgcaggaagaagaaaaatgcaagACCTTCACTACTTTGATCCTTATCACCTACCCCAGACTGTGAGCCCCACCTATAAGACTTCTCCTGATTCCCCAGGGATTGGGGGGGGGCGTTTTTGAGGTGCTGGCCTGctgtgttccctctttgcctggcaaagaataaGACTACCCCTTCTTTTCTCCTCCAAACTCTGTCTCCGTACTTCTATTCGACATCGGTGCACAGAGAGCCAAGATTTTGGCATCAGCAGATACTCAATATTTGGGGAATTAAAGGGGTGCGCGGTGACATGAGCAAGCACAAGGTGCTAGGAGATGCCTTTAACCAGAGGGGGAGGCAAAGCATTCCATTCAGAGGGAGAACAAAGGCACAAGAGCAGGACAGATCTTTGGTACAGCTGAGCATGGGGTGCCACTgggagggctggggtgtgggggaagAAGGCCACACAGGCAGGGCAAGACTGTAGAAGGcctaatatatcatttaaagggATGAGGGTTTTAGCCTCAAAGCTAAGAGGAATTACTGAGGAATCTGAAAAGTTAATCATCCAAGAGGAGGCAGAGTTGGTCATGAGATAGAGAAGCGTTCTAGAGATCTCCCCCGATACAGAAAGCTGTGAATATCCTATTGTACTAAGAATAAAAGCATCTGCAAAAGAGTAGTTCTTGGGACAACACTGTATTTTCAGAGGGAAAAAGCCCACAATATCTATGCAATAAAGCCTCTACTCTATGTAACTGAGACTACCCTGGACACAGCAACAAACATTCAGGTTTTTTCCCCTGGTTATCATTTAGCCTCTGGCCCACTGTAGCCTTATTATTTGCAACCCCTTTTCCTAGAAAGTGGAGGAAGGCAGGGAATAATGGCTTCATATGAAAATACTAGTCCTAACACGATATATAAAACACATCCTGAGAATATACCCCCAgaactctcaaataaacactgTAACAAGTGAAGCTTTCCTTTATTCATGAGATATGACCACCACCACAACTGCAATGTAGTTATTGTTTCTAAAACACAGCAAACTACTGTACCATCTCCACCTTTATTGCTGAGGAGGTTGTCTAGAGTTAAAAGAGAAGGGACAGAGGAAAAAACTCTCTGTTTCCACAGGTGAAACAGTTCGAATGTTCATGATCTTACGGGAGGGTACCTTTGCCATCTCTAGTGCTGTGAAAAGACTCCTATTAAACGATCCGTGGTTCCAACCCTACTTCCCTGGCAGCACCCACGCCTCACCTTCACACTGAGGTTTGCACCTGgcatctctccctcttccttctttgtGGGAATCTCCTTGGCCAGAAGGCTGTAGGTAGTGACCACGATGTCATATGTGGAGAGGCTGCATAGATATAACACAGAGCAAAAGTTAAACCATCCCGCCACGACTCTGACAATGTGAGACAGAATTGGTTCCTTCACAAAAATGCCTACGGCTGGAAGGATAGACAGCAGAACTCATTAATTTATGTCCTTAATTCACACACACATGACTCTGGAGAGGTAAATTTTATACACCTGACTTCCTTATTGCTTACCACTGGTCATTTTTACAGATTATTCGCTATAACTAGAACAGCCTCCCTCTTCCCAGCCAAGTCAGAAAAGATCATCTCTGGTGGGGTCATATTAAGCTTGAAGTGATCTGGCAAGAACAGAAAGCCAGGCAGGGTTGGAAGTTAATATTTAGTTAATTTGACATAGATGACATTAAAGTCCCAATGAAGTAAGAAACCCTCGAAGTACTGTTCATCTTACAGCAATGGTGTTTTCTCCTCCTCATTCTGTAATGGATTTGTGAAAACCCATTCATCTAGCTTTGACATTTGGGCATAAAGATACATGTTGTACACTTTCAGTTTACCTCACCTATACTCTTTACATGTAAAGATTCTTGATGAAAAGCACAATTCTTTTTCCAAGGAAGCTTAATATTGTGTACCTGAGAGAacttcaataaatacttttgatAAAAAtctatttgggggcttccctggtggcacagtggttgagagtccgcctgccgatgcagggtacgcgggttcgtgccccggtccgggaagatcccacatgccgcggagcggctgggcccatgagccatggccactgagactgcgcgtccggagcccatgcttctcaacaggagaggccacaacagtgagaggactgcgtaccgcaaaaaagaaaaaaaggccccCTGAGCCAAGATGCTGAGCACCTCATACTGACTGCAATATTTCTGCACTTACACTTTTGCATGCTGATCCCGGTTTGGCCCATGATACAGATAGACTCTTAGTTTGTTGCTGCTCACACGTTTCTCCACCTCACTTTTCCAGTGATGGATCAGGGAAGCAGGACAGATGACTAGTGTTCCATGGGAAGTGAACTCAGAGGAGTCttgagaggggaaaagaaaatcaacaccTCGTTACATTCATTAAATAGTTTTAACTTCTTAAAGGCATTACCTCTCTCCCTTGACTGACATTTATTCCTTCAATCAATATTTTTAACAACTGCTACTTCTATCTCTACACATAGCTtataccttggagatactgcgGGTCTGGATCTAGACCACAGCAATAAAGTgagtatcacaataaagtgagtcacacaaactttctcgtttcccagtgcatataaaaggtatgtttacactacactatagtctgttaagtgtgcaatagcattacgttttttaaaaaaggtgcaTAGCTTAATttgaaaatacttcattgcttAAAAATGCTAACATCATCTGAGCCTCCAGCAAGTCGTAATCTTTTCACTGGTGGATGGTTTGAagtattgcaagaattaccaaaatgtgacatggAGAcgcgaagtgagcaaatgctgttggaacaaTGGCGCCAAaagacttgctcaacacagggttgACACAAAccctcaatttgtaaaaaacagtatctgtgaagtgcaataaagtgaagtgcaataaaatgaagtatgcaTGAAGTAGAATAGAAAACGGAAGAAATAATCTTTTAACTCAAAACCATTATTTATTTTCCCCTACAAAAGTGGAAGAGAGAGAGGCTAAAGGGCGAGGAAAGTGGGTAGCACATGACTTcactttaaaaactcaaaaaaccCCAATGTGCTTTCACAGTGGCCAGAATGTAGAAGCTGGATCATTTCCTAACTCATCCTGAGTTGATTCATTACAAGGGAGTATTATTACTTTTCTCTGAAAAGCATAACTTAATTACATTCACATTAAAGTATAAGTACAAAATTCCCTAGGTCAAGCGAACATTACTTTGGAACCAGTTAGTGCTGGAGTATGTGTACCACTGCCCCCCATCCCTTGTGTGTGTGAAGGTGCGCACATGCTGCTACTACACACAGGGACACAGGGTCCAGCTGCAACAGTGGTCACTAGAGGCCCTGAGAGCAGATGGCCACAGATTCCTTAACTATCTAACCAACTGAGAAATGTACATGTGTACATGGCAATTTACGTGGTGTTGGCTCTACATAATATACAGGACCTTTAAGGTACTTATACagttactacattttaaaaacagaggtTGAAATAAGAGAAATTGTCTAGAATCTGGAAACTTCTGGAAGTTCAGAAACATGGAAAACAGTGTCTGCTATGGTGGCTAAAATCTGAATTTGTCACAGatcttctttcaaaaaataatatattaactaATTTGGATCTATCCTATAGTTATATCCTcaacattaacaaaaataatcATTAGGTTTAAACTAAGTTTTCTGGAGCCTTAGCTTTCTCCATGAAATTGTTCCTAATCACAGGTCAAGCTAACcttatattaaaaggaaaaaatgattacTTCTAGTTAGTGTATTTGGTGTCAGAAATGATACTATAGGAAAGTAGTCTAATGCTAGTTTTCCAATAAATTAAATATGACCAAAGGCATCCTTTCATGGCTGAAAAATTTCCACTCTCCGCTGCCTCACATGATTTAGGAAACAGCAGGTTTTTGAATACCATTTTTGGAAAGCCAAGCCAAAGCCGtggttttgtccttttctttgtttttctcttggttcTTCTGGGTCAGGATGAGTGCAATCATTGTGAGGGTTTTTCCTAACCCCATATCATCCgctggaaaataaaaacacaaataggaGAGGTAACTATTTAAGGCAAAGAATCAGCTCAGCTTCAAGAGAAGCAGCCCCGGGCAGACACCAGCCCTGGTCCTCTGCTGTCAGTGCCATTCCAGTCACCATGCTTTGCCTCCTCTATTGAAGCCTTTGTCTTTCTTATTAAAATGAACACTAACTCTTGCTATTTATTTTGCGACCTAGGTCAAAGACATTTACTAGGACTTtcgtaaaatttaaaacttattattTAGATCTTATTCGAGTCTCCGTGTTATATTGTTACTTATCCAGTACATTCATTGATATCTCCCTCAGTTTGATGATGTTGCCTAGTCTTATTTATTTCCCTGCAAAAGCAAAAAGGTCCAGTAGATATAGCCTACCACCCACTTTACTACCACACTTTTGGAGTTAAGAGttaactcaagggcttccctggtggcgcagcggttgagagtccgcctgccgatgcaggggacacgggttcgtgccccggtccgggaagattccacatgccgcagagcggctgggcccgtgagccatggccgatgagcctgtgtgtccggagcacaacgggagaggccacaacagtgagaggcccgcgtacagcaaaaaaaaaaaaaagagttaactcAAGACAGTCCTCCATCCCCTTAACTTATTCATCAAAGAAGGTCATAAACTAGCAGTTCTTGGGTACCATCATTGTGCTGGTTACTGAGCTTATCCAATTTACTATTTATAccctataaaatattattatcccctttttaaCAGTTTAAATACTCATTCTGACGTAAGCAGAAGTAAAATGTCACAGCATGGGCTCTGGTTCTGCCACTGTGCAGAGCTAACACAGCAGCTGACTACTCTCCTTTGGAAGGTCAGCTTACAAGGCTGgcccttggctggcatctgggaacttggatttcAGGAGGGGTCCCCCCATTCCCAGACTGGGTAAGAGTGGCTCACTGTGCCTAAACTGCTTGTACCAATAGTACAgtttatgctgaacacctgctttccttctggaatcTGAAATTTCAGTACCTGCCAGACTGAAGCTGCCTATGTGACCAGCCCCCAGTAAACACCCTGGGTACCGAATCACTAACAAGCTTTCCTGGTTGGCAACATTTTACATGTGGAAGACTTAAGCACACACTGAGTAACTCCACTGGGACAGGCCTCTGGAACTTGAACCTGGTTTCCCTTGGACTTTGCCCCAAGTGCCTTCTTCCTTTGCTAATTTTGACCTATATCAAATCAAATTGCTCAATTATTACTCAATTTATTTGACTGTAATAAATTACACCCACGAATATGACTATATGCTGTGCATCCTAGCAAATCATCCAACCTGGAGGTGGTCTTGGAGACCCAGACACAGCCACTTACTAGCCATAGTGGACATCTGTCATGTTTTCTGGAAGTTGAGCACCTTGGAAAACTTTAGCGTGACGAGTCTGCAAAGCAGAGCCTGGAAAACTTacttcctgcctcttctgcagctaAGGCACCGGCAGCATGACCTGGCTCTACAGAGCACTTACACTCACACCAGACTTCGATTCAGATGTGAGTAACTTTAGAAAAGAGGCTCCCCGTGAAACGCTTTCTACAGGAAAGGTTGGAGACGGCAGAGTTTGATTTGGGGGCGGCAGTGCTTTCTCCTGCTGCTCGATGGCACAGAGCAGCCATGACGGCTCTTACAGGACACTCCGTTGGTGACTTGGCTTCGGCCATTGCTCCTAGAAGTCCAGCCCGGCCCTCTACATCTCCCAGAGATTCTGTGGGCCACCACAGAATAAACCCTCCCTCTGCTTCATCAGCCACAGCCAGTCTCTACTGCCTGCAACCAAGACCTGACTGATCCTATGGCTGTGTACTCTGGAGCACGTGGCTTAAACTCCCCACACtgcagtctcctcatctgtcaaCTGGGGCATTAGAGTACCTACCCAGAGTTGAGAGGACGGAACGAAGCACTGCATTTGTTGGCTCTTAGCCTAACACCAGACTCACCCAGGATTCCTCCTCGTGGCTTCTGACCTTCCCGCCATAGCAGCCAGGCTAATGCCTGCTTCTGGTGCGGCAGCAAAGGGATCTGACAAAGGTAATAATTGAAAGTTAAGTACCAGTTCCTGATGAGAGGCTATGCAGCAGCCTGGCCACGTGGACTCCATActctacttgtttattttctctaagTGACCCTCCCAATATTCTAGTTGTCAGATCAGCCGCTCGTTTCGCCTTGAAGTCCTGGACTCCTCCCTCTCACCACACGTCCTGGTCTGCCCCGGACAGTTGTCATTGATGCCAGTTGTCCAGCATGTCTATCAAGAGCTGCCTCTCTCGCTCTCAAGTGAGAGTCCTGCTTTGTCTGCTTAATCAGCCCAAGTCAGTTTCTACTGTTTGCAGCCAAGACCTCTGACTGGCCACCCGACTTTTACCAGCCATTCCACTGGCTCTTCCTCATTATCTCTTAAATGTGCCTCTCCTCTCTGTGGGCAATGTCCCAGTCCGCACTGCTAGTCATAAATTGATAGCCCTTTAACTGGGGGCCCACCTTCTAGTCTTTCCTTCCTCCAGTTTATCTTGAACTCTGTGACATAAAAAACCTTCACAAAACATCCCTGCTCAAAATTCTACAGTGATTCCATAATATCTCTTGAGCCATTCCAGTCTAAGTTCCTTCACCAATGCCAGGCTCCACAGCAAGGGACTCTTCCTGCTTAGTTACAACACCTGCTGCTCCCAGCTCAGGCACTGATGTCACCTGATCATCACTTATTAATACCAATCTCTGTATCTTCCCTCTGAGCACCACTCCCTCTAACTGGAGTATTTGGTTTCTATCCTGTCTCTAGGCTTGCGGTTTCTTTAAGGCACAAATAATAGTGCTGACCTAGAgtaacttttcctttatttcGAATCCCTTTGTACTTTGCATACAGTCCACAGTACACGACAATGCACGTTTTCTGTCTTACAGTCATTGTCTAGTTGTCTTACATAGGTTGTACATGCACTTTCACCCCAACTAGTCCACTAAGAGCAGCAATTCCTTTGCAACCTTGTGACGCCTATTGAAGCTCAATAAATGGATCTGTTACTGCTACAGACATATATAACTGTatgactttaagaaaaaaaaaaaaactgttgtttttttcttctcactgctaaacagaaaaaaagaaaatactgcaaGGGAAGCCACTTGAGCATTATTTGTAGAAAAGATATGTCAGAATGGCACTCTGATGGGCACGTTCACAGTAGTTGGTCCCCCTCCTCGTGGGCGCTGGGATACTGTTATGAGACACTCTGCCCTGTGGGCCTTCCTGGCTCACCTTCAACCCAGCTGGATCCTCTGCTACAGCTGTCTCGCCAGGACGTGACTCAAGTGATCGATGCAGCTCATCAATGGCTTCACTTGTGATTTGCCACACTGCGCGAAGGTGACCTTGGCTCATAGGGCCTGCGTACAAATCGAGATTACCTAAAAGTGCTGCGAGTATTATGTTCTGGCCAGAGCTGCAAAAAGGCAATTCATTATTTGCCAGATGATGGATCTATATGGACTAAAAATTCTTGCCTCCAGGTTCTCCTAGACTCACAGGCTTCATTATCCCTAGTCTCTGTttgtctgttattttttaaaatcacattatcaAGTGTTCTAATAGAGGACaaaataaagtacaataaaaaataagataacccataatatttttttctctttcagctttgAAGAGGTGGCAGGGAAGAAGGTAATACCATGAgaattttcaaaaaaacaaagacccCTGGGGCTGGATGCAAAGAAGAAAAGCCAGCAATAGAAGAGGTTGAGCAACAGGGAGTCTGCCGAAGTTTAGGCAGACAGGGAGAGACAGTCCCTACAGTGTGCGTCCCAGGCTGCCTGCACAGCACCGAGAATATAATACTTCAGTGCTGGAGCCTGCTCATTCTACACAGAGAACTTCTACTGAAGTTCATTAATAAACACAAGCACCTTAGCAAGTTGCAAGTTTAGGGATGAAGTATCCAAATAAGAGATTtctaagacaaataaaaattaattattcacttaaatgttaaaatgtttttaaatgaaaaggtaTTTTAATGGAATTCTTTCCTAAACATATTACATAACTTCTTACCTTAATAATCCACCATAACTTAATTTCTCTAGGCAACTCCATCACCATGGTGATTACTGAATGACGCTGTCACACAGCAATGTTCTTCAAACAGTCTGGAGCACAGCTATGCTGTGCCACTGGACcaagtactttttcttttttttttaatggaagtatagttaatttacaatgttgtgttagtttcaagtgtacagcaaagtgattcagttacatacacacatattctttatatattattctttttcagattcttttccattataggttattacaagatattgagtatagttccctgtgctatacagtaggtccctgttgtttatctattttatacacgtAAGTATGTTTTCTCTGTGCCCTTTTAGAGAGACCTTTGCTTCACCTGGCACCCCATCTATTCCTTACCCGCTTGTTGACTACTGCTCTCCAAcctttctcccctcctttcctcctgttttctcttttctctccttttccctccctaTATCTCGAGCAGTTCTCAGTTGGAGGAAAACTGGCTTTAGCTTTTCTCCTCGCTGCCAGCCCACTAGAGGTCCTGTGTCCTGGTCAGCAAACCAACCAATCATATTACATAGTTGAGGCTCTACCTGGGATCTTCATTCTGCGGGTGCTTCTGAATTCATTGTTTTCTGCAGAGTTCAGGATGGAAACACTCATTTAAATTGGGTGGTGCTGCTCTCTGAGTCTACTGGTCATGGTCACATAGTCCCCTGCTCTGCCTCAGTGCACAtgcgcacacacgcgcgcacgcgcgcacacacacacacacacacacacacacacacacacacagaaggactATAAACATATCTACTGGCCTGCCTCCCTCATCGTGATATGAGCTCAAGTTTTCATTCACAAACATTTACTGGATGACTCCCATACGCCGACCACCAGACCGACCGATCAAGGACCGTGAACAAGGTCACTGAACAGGGCagacacagtctctgccctcacaaAGATCTAAATTATGCTGTGTATAAGCTTAGCTGAGCATCACGAGCTTCATCACACAGGCAACTCAGAATGGTTTCTCCCTTTTCGTGGTTACAAAGGTATCTACGAGGCAGCATTTAACTCGTACGTGTAGTGGTTCCCACCAGGGCCAGGGCCTCGGATCTCACCTCCACAGCACTGATCAGACCCTCCAGCAGCCTCCTGGCGGGCAGCCTTCAGTCCTAGACAACCCAGAGGCTGGAGATCCCGGCCCTGCAGGGGTTTGGGAGGCACCAAGTGGGGAGGATCAGTGGTCGTTTTGGTGAAGTTACTCTGCTGTGGTGCTTGAGTGTTACTCTTCTCATTAGTGCCTGCTCAAAAAACAAGGGAAGAACAGATTACACTTCAGAAAAGTGAAGGAATTCTACGCATGAGGTGAGGTCAAGAGAGGGTGGGATCGCCATGAGCTGGGGAAGACTTCTGAGAGAACACAGCATTTAAACCATTTCTtaaacaatgggaaaaagacttgAGTCCACAGGAAATAGGAGGAAGTTTTTATAAATCACAGGTATAACTTATAAAGGAAGCTCAGTAACAGATAACAAGATGAGCAAGTGAATGAGTCAACCTATGCTTTATTGAAACACCTCTCGAACGTCTCCTGAAGTTCATGCAAACTGCGGGTTTGGGGGCAGAACCCCTTTTACCTTGCTCTGGGGAGAGGGCCAGGGCACTCAGCGCATCCTCCAGCTCCTGAAGTTGCTTGAACAACTTCTGACCCTTGTCTGGAAGAGCCTGGATGTTCACAGATGCCAATGTGCTCTGGAAAACAGATCCTATAACATGAGTCGCTCCTCTCAAGTCATTAGAAAGATAGTTTCAGATTAAAATAGCCTAAAATGCTAAAACTCTGAAATCACGGTCTTTTAACTATATGTGTGAAAACcagaaacttttttctttctaaacccAGGTGACTTACCAAGcctgaaaatataaacatagcAAAAGGCAGAAACTAAACATTCACCACTAAAACCCTTCTCACGTTAATATATTTAACTTGTTTGTGGTGTCCCTTATCTGCCCACAGCAATGCTCCAAACTTACAAACAAAACACAGGTCAGTAGTACCTTCTTTTGTTTCAGCTGTGTTGTGAGGTACACACGTTGGGCTTCTGGGTCTGAAGGTTCTCCCTTCTTGGAAACGCCTGAGTCAGGAGAAATTTTTCTTTGCACACTCTGACCAGGGAATTTAAggttcttcttcttctgtgagtcTAGAGTCAAGTCAAAGAGCAAGGGGCTCCCTggcttagaggaaaaaaaaacaacatcacCTTCCTCACTGTCACCACTGCTTGTATCGGCGTCTCGCATCTCTCCCTGGGGGTGCCCTGTGGCCAGTGGTGCAGGCTGAGCAGCCGGTCCCTTTGGAGCAGGCGTGCCCCGGGTCTCCGGCTGTGCCTGCAAATGGCCCTGGAGCAGACTTTTCTGGAGGGTCTGCGTGCTTGCGTCCTTCTTTGCCTTTGTTTCTCTAGCCTCCCAGCTCTTGGGGTGCTCCTTGCTGAGGTGTCCCCCTTTCAGGGACTGGCTTATTGGGTGTTGACTGTGAACAATTCCAGGCAAAGGCTTAGTTTCCTTTTCCCTTGGAGGTTCTGATTCTTTTTGGAGAGAATGCCTCTCACCATTTGACTTCTCCTGAGATGCAGACGGTTCTCTCAGCTCATTCCCACGGACCTGTTTGGATTTCATCTCAAATAGGTTTCTTTTGTGCACCCCTTCAACCTCCTTTGCAGCACTACGAAACTCTGTCTTCTCCCCTCGCTGCATCTCTTGAACAGCCGATTGTTTTTCCTTTACCACCAGGCCAGATGAGAGATCTTCCTCCATCCAGCACTTAGATTCAGGCTTCTGTTCCTTCTTTTGATCCAGGAGTGGatctctcttttccctttgctTCTTATGAGCTGTCTTTTCCTCATCTTCACCTTTGATGAACTGCTTCCGGAGGGATGGTTCTTGATTCTTGTCAATTAACTTGAACGGGTTTCTCTGCTGGCTGGAAGGATAACGAGATATCTCAGAGGCATGCTGAGACTTACTGGTTACAGAATGTTCTTCGGAATTAGGATCctaaaagacaaaggaaataatcttaatataaaatattaaagcaaaCTTAACATCTAGAATACCTTTTTTCAGAGGAAATGGAAACACAGTAAAAGCAGTCCAATTTTTCTGAATGTTCCTAGGATCATTTCTCCCTCTAGAAAGGACTGCCAAACTCACAAAGAATTCGTTTCTTAACAGTACTTTCAATGCTTGGTTCCTTCTCTGTCCGTGATCACTGCTTTTCCAGGCCTCAAGGAACAGTAGTGACCAAGTCAAAGTGTTTTAATAATAGCAATAGCCACAATGTATACTTTTCATGAAAAACTATTCTCTCAAGATGAACTTTTCCCAAAACCTAAACAGTACCCTATACTTGCTTTGATTTTGGCTTTAGGAAGGTTTCACGGTGCAAATCCAGAATCTTAAGTCCAAGCTATCTCCCTACAAAAACAAGTTTCATGACCTTGTAGAGTCTAGCTCC harbors:
- the TTF2 gene encoding transcription termination factor 2 isoform X7; the protein is MDVVGCPRHGTLCFLKTGVRDGPNKGKSFYVCPADTCSFVRATDIPVSHCLLHEDFAVELQGLFLSQGEKEYRLFFRCVRSKAEGKQWCGNIPWQDPNSEEHSVTSKSQHASEISRYPSSQQRNPFKLIDKNQEPSLRKQFIKGEDEEKTAHKKQREKRDPLLDQKKEQKPESKCWMEEDLSSGLVVKEKQSAVQEMQRGEKTEFRSAAKEVEGVHKRNLFEMKSKQVRGNELREPSASQEKSNGERHSLQKESEPPREKETKPLPGIVHSQHPISQSLKGGHLSKEHPKSWEARETKAKKDASTQTLQKSLLQGHLQAQPETRGTPAPKGPAAQPAPLATGHPQGEMRDADTSSGDSEEGDVVFFSSKPGSPLLFDLTLDSQKKKNLKFPGQSVQRKISPDSGVSKKGEPSDPEAQRVYLTTQLKQKKSTLASVNIQALPDKGQKLFKQLQELEDALSALALSPEQGTNEKSNTQAPQQSNFTKTTTDPPHLVPPKPLQGRDLQPLGCLGLKAARQEAAGGSDQCCGGNLDLYAGPMSQGHLRAVWQITSEAIDELHRSLESRPGETAVAEDPAGLKIPLLPHQKQALAWLLWREGQKPRGGILADDMGLGKTLTMIALILTQKNQEKNKEKDKTTALAWLSKNDSSEFTSHGTLVICPASLIHHWKSEVEKRVSSNKLRVYLYHGPNRDQHAKVLSTYDIVVTTYSLLAKEIPTKKEEGEMPGANLSVKGVSSPLLRVVWARIILDEAHNVKNPRVQTSLAVCKLQAQARWAVTGTPIQNNLLDMYSLLKFLRCSPFDELSLWRSQVDNGSKKGEERLNILTKSLLLRRTKDQLDPTGKPLVVLPQRKFQLHHLKLSEDEENVYSVLFARSRSALQSYLKRHESRGSQSGRSPDNPFSRVAQEFGSSGPGLSVAADSQTSSTAHILSQLLRLRQCCCHLSLLKSALDLKELKSEGLVLSLEEQLRDLTLSEFHNSEPSASISLNGKCFNVELFDDRRESTKISSLLAELEAIRRNSGSQKRLC
- the TTF2 gene encoding transcription termination factor 2 isoform X1, translated to MDVVGCPRHGTLCFLKTGVRDGPNKGKSFYVCPADTCSFVRATDIPVSHCLLHEDFAVELQGLFLSQGEKEYRLFFRCVRSKAEGKQWCGNIPWQDPNSEEHSVTSKSQHASEISRYPSSQQRNPFKLIDKNQEPSLRKQFIKGEDEEKTAHKKQREKRDPLLDQKKEQKPESKCWMEEDLSSGLVVKEKQSAVQEMQRGEKTEFRSAAKEVEGVHKRNLFEMKSKQVRGNELREPSASQEKSNGERHSLQKESEPPREKETKPLPGIVHSQHPISQSLKGGHLSKEHPKSWEARETKAKKDASTQTLQKSLLQGHLQAQPETRGTPAPKGPAAQPAPLATGHPQGEMRDADTSSGDSEEGDVVFFSSKPGSPLLFDLTLDSQKKKNLKFPGQSVQRKISPDSGVSKKGEPSDPEAQRVYLTTQLKQKKSTLASVNIQALPDKGQKLFKQLQELEDALSALALSPEQGTNEKSNTQAPQQSNFTKTTTDPPHLVPPKPLQGRDLQPLGCLGLKAARQEAAGGSDQCCGGNLDLYAGPMSQGHLRAVWQITSEAIDELHRSLESRPGETAVAEDPAGLKIPLLPHQKQALAWLLWREGQKPRGGILADDMGLGKTLTMIALILTQKNQEKNKEKDKTTALAWLSKNDSSEFTSHGTLVICPASLIHHWKSEVEKRVSSNKLRVYLYHGPNRDQHAKVLSTYDIVVTTYSLLAKEIPTKKEEGEMPGANLSVKGVSSPLLRVVWARIILDEAHNVKNPRVQTSLAVCKLQAQARWAVTGTPIQNNLLDMYSLLKFLRCSPFDELSLWRSQVDNGSKKGEERLNILTKSLLLRRTKDQLDPTGKPLVVLPQRKFQLHHLKLSEDEENVYSVLFARSRSALQSYLKRHESRGSQSGRSPDNPFSRVAQEFGSSGPGLSVAADSQTSSTAHILSQLLRLRQCCCHLSLLKSALDLKELKSEGLVLSLEEQLRDLTLSEFHNSEPSASISLNGKCFNVELFDDRRESTKISSLLAELEAIRRNSGSQKSVIVSQWTSMLKVVTLHLKRHGLTYSTIDGSVNPKQRMDLVEAFNKSRGPQVMLISLLAGGVGLNLTGGNHLFLLDMHWNPSLEDQACDRIYRVGQQKDVVIHRFVCEGTVEEKILQLQEKKRDLAKQILSGTGEVVTKLTLADLKVLFGI